A stretch of Malus sylvestris chromosome 11, drMalSylv7.2, whole genome shotgun sequence DNA encodes these proteins:
- the LOC126590764 gene encoding probable glucuronoxylan glucuronosyltransferase IRX7, whose protein sequence is MVELQHQQKQIKRAPRARGFYVRMKLLPTTKNGGRLVPQLEKKNFFYRYCKWVLWLSLSLYFFSSFLISNHNEEQNKPPTSLSTTHFSTFAARALIESATINNATKQGTLFDGLKVYVYDLPPKYNTDWLKNERCSSHLFASEVAIHRALLTSDALTVDPYEADFFFVPVYVSCNFSTVNGFPAIGHARNLIASAIDLVRAEYPFWERTHGADHVFVAAHDFGSCFHTMEDVAISDGVPGFLKNSIVLQTFGVTHHHPCQEVENVVIPPYVSPEKVRATLESFPITGRRDIFAFFRGKMEVHPKNVSGRFYSKRVRTELWRKYNGDRRFYLQRQRFAGYQSEIARSKFCLCPLGWAPWSPRLVESVALGCVPVIIADGIRLPFDNVVPWAEISVNVAEKDVGKLAEILEHVAATNLTSIQKKLRDPRVRGALLFNDRVHEGDATWNVLSALATKLARSHRRARVSSQ, encoded by the exons ATGGTGGAGCTGCAGCACCAGCAGAAGCAGATCAAGAGAGCCCCAAGAGCCAGAGGCTTCTATGTCAGGATGAAGCTCCTGCCCACCACCAAAAATGGAGGAAGACTGGTTCCCCAATTGGAAAAAAAGAACTTCTTTTACAGATATTGCAAATGGGTCCTCTGGCTCTCCCTTTCCCTCTACTTCTTCAGCTCCTTCCTCATCAGCAACCACAACGAAGAACAAAACAAACCCCCGACCTCCCTCTCCACAACCCATTTCTCCACCTTCGCCGCCCGCGCCCTTATCGAATCCGCCACCATTAACAACGCAACAAAACAAG GCACATTGTTCGACGGATTAAAGGTTTACGTCTACGATTTGCCCCCGAAATACAACACGGATTGGCTAAAAAACGAGAGGTGCAGCTCCCACCTGTTCGCCTCCGAGGTTGCCATTCACCGGGCCCTGCTGACCAGCGACGCGTTGACCGTTGACCCCTATGAAGCCGACTTCTTCTTCGTCCCTGTCTACGTGTCCTGTAACTTCAGCACCGTCAATGGCTTCCCGGCGATCGGCCACGCCCGAAATCTCATTGCCTCCGCCATTGACTTAGTCCGGGCGGAATACCCGTTCTGGGAACGGACGCACGGCGCCGATCACGTTTTCGTCGCCGCCCACGATTTCGGTTCTTGCTTCCACACCATG GAGGACGTGGCGATTTCGGATGGGGTACCCGGATTTTTGAAGAACTCGATCGTGTTGCAGACGTTCGGCGTGACGCATCACCACCCATGTCAAGAGGTAGAGAATGTGGTCATTCCGCCGTACGTCTCCCCGGAAAAAGTACGGGCGACGCTGGAAAGCTTTCCGATAACCGGCCGACGGGATATCTTCGCCTTCTTCCGAGGGAAGATGGAGGTCCACCCCAAGAACGTCAGCGGCCGGTTTTACAGCAA GCGGGTGAGGACGGAGCTGTGGCGGAAGTACAACGGTGACCGGAGGTTTTACCTGCAGAGGCAGCGGTTTGCCGGTTACCAATCGGAGATCGCGCGGTCGAAATTTTGTCTGTGTCCTCTAGGATGGGCCCCGTGGAGTCCAAGGCTGGTAGAATCAGTCGCTTTGGGCTGCGTGCCGGTGATCATAGCTGACGGGATTCGGTTGCCGTTCGACAACGTCGTTCCGTGGGCGGAGATATCGGTGAACGTCGCGGAGAAGGACGTGGGGAAATTGGCGGAGATACTCGAACACGTGGCGGCGACCAACTTGACTTCCATCCAAAAGAAGTTGCGGGACCCGCGTGTTCGAGGGGCCCTACTGTTCAATGACCGGGTCCACGAAGGAGACGCCACGTGGAACGTTCTTTCCGCTCTGGCGACCAAGCTGGCCAGGTCACACAGGCGGGCAAGGGTTTCGAGCCAGTGA